The following proteins come from a genomic window of Myxococcales bacterium:
- a CDS encoding long-chain fatty acid--CoA ligase, translating into MDITPFLELRIAPRAVFDRLATHGDKPRFMLSDKTQPTGWRPVTWNTFAEEIRNVALFLVASELKSADRVAIFAPNRVEWASAALGIESAGCVMVPIYPASTAEQAAYIVNHADARVLFVDTPALLARVFDAWFDMPTLEKVVLMDSRLDVAKVLASTTPAAGKRQPLPSLADVEKKITTFSDAIAKGKALHARDNELFERTMTSVSLDQPGIMLYTSGTSGNPKGVPLTHKNVGINGRDWLECNAMLLDEGMVDILWLPMSHIFGFGEMCLGNTLGFTTYLSDPQSVMARMPELKPSVFMSVPSHWEKMAIMASDGANGDESTIKSKLAELTGGNLRFCLSGGAGLKREVKELFYKSGVLIIEGYGLTECSPTLTLNRPNGFRFDSVGKALPSVELKLAEDGEILARGPNIFRGYHKDEEATKECFTTDGWFKTGDVGRYTEDGFLQIIDRKKDILVTAGGKNVPPANIEIRFRDDAKIGHVVVYGDAKRYLVCGVWPHVETELTGDFHAHVKAAVEKVNSEVAHHETLRKYVAFSSPLTVESGLLTASMKVRRKQVYGRFQEQFEALYDEAAMKALPNAGNVSGGAK; encoded by the coding sequence TTGGACATCACGCCGTTTCTCGAACTTCGCATCGCCCCGCGGGCCGTCTTCGATCGCCTCGCGACCCACGGCGACAAGCCTCGCTTCATGCTTTCTGACAAGACGCAGCCGACCGGCTGGCGCCCTGTCACTTGGAACACTTTCGCGGAGGAGATCCGCAACGTAGCTCTCTTTCTTGTCGCCTCCGAGCTCAAGAGCGCGGACCGGGTGGCCATCTTTGCTCCCAATCGAGTCGAATGGGCGTCGGCAGCCCTAGGCATCGAATCCGCGGGATGCGTGATGGTTCCTATCTACCCGGCGAGCACGGCCGAGCAGGCGGCTTACATCGTCAACCACGCAGACGCGCGAGTGCTCTTTGTAGACACGCCCGCGCTTTTGGCGCGCGTCTTTGATGCGTGGTTCGACATGCCGACGCTCGAGAAGGTGGTCCTCATGGACTCCCGTCTCGACGTGGCCAAGGTGCTCGCGAGCACCACCCCCGCCGCGGGAAAGCGGCAACCTCTCCCGAGCCTCGCGGACGTCGAAAAGAAGATCACGACGTTCAGCGACGCCATCGCCAAGGGCAAGGCGCTCCACGCCCGCGACAACGAGCTCTTCGAGCGGACCATGACGTCGGTCTCGCTCGATCAGCCCGGCATCATGCTCTACACGAGCGGCACCTCGGGCAACCCCAAGGGCGTTCCCCTCACGCACAAGAACGTGGGCATCAACGGCCGCGATTGGCTCGAGTGCAACGCGATGCTCTTAGACGAGGGCATGGTCGACATCTTGTGGTTGCCCATGAGCCACATCTTCGGCTTCGGCGAGATGTGCCTCGGCAACACGCTCGGCTTCACGACGTACCTGTCGGATCCGCAGTCGGTCATGGCGCGCATGCCGGAGCTCAAGCCGAGCGTCTTCATGAGCGTGCCGTCGCACTGGGAAAAAATGGCCATCATGGCCTCCGATGGGGCGAACGGCGACGAGTCGACCATCAAGTCCAAGCTCGCCGAGCTGACCGGCGGCAACTTGCGCTTCTGCCTCTCCGGCGGCGCCGGCCTGAAGCGTGAGGTCAAGGAGCTCTTCTACAAGAGCGGTGTCCTCATCATCGAGGGCTACGGCCTCACGGAGTGTTCGCCCACGCTGACGCTCAACCGCCCCAACGGCTTCCGCTTCGACTCCGTCGGCAAAGCGCTCCCGTCGGTCGAGCTCAAGCTCGCCGAAGACGGCGAGATCCTCGCGCGCGGGCCGAACATCTTCCGCGGCTACCACAAGGACGAAGAGGCCACGAAGGAGTGCTTCACGACCGACGGTTGGTTCAAGACCGGCGACGTGGGCCGCTACACGGAAGACGGCTTCCTCCAGATCATCGATCGCAAGAAGGACATCCTGGTGACCGCCGGCGGCAAGAACGTGCCCCCCGCGAACATCGAGATTCGCTTCCGCGACGACGCCAAGATCGGACACGTCGTCGTCTACGGCGACGCGAAGCGTTACCTCGTCTGCGGCGTCTGGCCGCACGTCGAGACAGAGCTGACGGGCGACTTCCACGCGCACGTGAAGGCCGCCGTCGAGAAGGTCAACAGCGAGGTCGCGCACCACGAGACGCTGCGAAAGTACGTCGCCTTCAGCTCGCCGCTCACCGTCGAGTCGGGCCTGCTCACGGCGTCGATGAAGGTGCGTCGCAAGCAAGTTTACGGGCGCTTCCAAGAGCAATTCGAAGCGCTCTACGACGAAGCCGCCATGAAGGCGCTCCCCAACGCCGGCAACGTGTCGGGCGGCGCGAAGTAG
- a CDS encoding alpha/beta fold hydrolase — MANVEPQPNKLVKRLMNLARLAKREKPAVGQTPSDVVFAENKWKLLRYRPRPEGVRYKRPVLLAPSLINRHYVLDLMPQKSFVEWLVARGHDVYVIDWGTPGAEDRYLSFDAICHGYMGRAIRKTSERSGGEDVHVLGYCLGGTLATIYAAACPEKIASLVDIAAPIDFDDGGLLSQWTRRKEFDVGVILDAFGNVPWQLMQATFLMLRPTLNLAKGVYMLDRAWDDEFLNGFIALETWGNDNISFPGEAFRKYIEELYQKNALLTGELSLAGERVELRNIRCPLLAVTFEHDNIVPAKGAQILMDLVSSKDKELLHLPGGHVGAVVSKSAAKGLWPKISDFWAARDGEAVATTAGVENAPSGGAKTATAAEKTPAEKAVLEKAPEKSVTKRPRSVPPSRRTN; from the coding sequence ATGGCGAACGTTGAGCCGCAACCGAACAAGCTCGTGAAGCGCCTGATGAACCTCGCGCGTCTCGCCAAGCGCGAGAAGCCCGCCGTCGGCCAAACGCCGTCCGACGTGGTCTTCGCTGAGAACAAGTGGAAGCTCCTCCGCTACCGGCCGCGGCCCGAGGGCGTTCGTTACAAGCGCCCCGTGCTCCTCGCGCCGTCGCTCATCAACCGGCACTACGTGCTCGACTTGATGCCGCAGAAGAGCTTCGTCGAGTGGCTCGTGGCGCGTGGTCACGACGTCTACGTCATCGACTGGGGCACGCCCGGCGCAGAAGATCGCTACCTGTCGTTTGATGCGATTTGCCACGGCTACATGGGCCGCGCGATCCGCAAGACGTCGGAGCGCTCCGGCGGCGAAGACGTGCACGTCCTCGGCTATTGCCTCGGCGGAACGCTCGCGACGATCTACGCGGCGGCCTGTCCCGAGAAGATCGCGTCGCTCGTCGACATCGCGGCGCCCATCGACTTCGACGACGGCGGCCTTCTTTCGCAATGGACGCGTCGCAAGGAGTTCGACGTGGGCGTCATCCTCGACGCGTTCGGCAACGTGCCTTGGCAGCTCATGCAGGCGACGTTCTTGATGTTGCGGCCCACGCTCAACCTCGCCAAGGGCGTCTACATGCTCGACCGCGCGTGGGACGACGAGTTCTTGAACGGCTTCATCGCCCTAGAGACGTGGGGCAACGACAACATCTCGTTCCCCGGCGAGGCGTTCCGCAAGTACATCGAGGAGCTCTACCAAAAGAACGCGCTCCTCACGGGCGAGCTCTCGCTGGCCGGCGAGCGCGTGGAGCTTCGAAACATCCGCTGTCCGTTGCTCGCGGTGACCTTCGAGCACGACAACATCGTGCCGGCGAAGGGCGCGCAGATCCTCATGGACCTCGTGTCGTCCAAGGACAAGGAGCTCTTGCACCTGCCCGGCGGCCACGTCGGCGCCGTCGTGTCGAAGAGCGCGGCCAAGGGCCTGTGGCCGAAGATCAGCGACTTCTGGGCCGCACGCGACGGCGAAGCGGTGGCGACGACGGCGGGCGTTGAGAACGCGCCGAGCGGCGGCGCGAAGACGGCGACGGCAGCGGAGAAGACGCCGGCTGAGAAGGCGGTGCTGGAGAAGGCGCCGGAGAAGAGCGTGACGAAGCGACCGCGCAGCGTGCCGCCTTCGCGACGGACGAACTGA
- a CDS encoding formylglycine-generating enzyme family protein gives MGSPPCEWGRGRFSETESETTLTHAFYMQEKELTIAEWGATGEPNVTLMRDAGVAQCVEASCPVAQVNWYEALRFANKYSAWKGLPECYRVEGCTSDAGTGVYGPTCANVSVIGPSVYDCTGYRLPTEAEWEYAARAGSRTATYAGSLAPTPPPASPSDCSVQNVLEPISWYCANAGGVTHPGGQKAPNAWGLFDMAGNVGEYTSDLFVGIAYAPARRVDPGGTLIDGAASPMRGGGAIGTPRGMRSANRYDIPRIGALGGLRLVRTAK, from the coding sequence ATGGGCTCGCCCCCCTGTGAATGGGGTAGGGGTCGATTCTCAGAGACCGAGTCGGAGACCACCCTGACACATGCGTTTTACATGCAAGAGAAGGAACTTACGATCGCCGAATGGGGCGCGACGGGGGAACCAAACGTCACGCTGATGCGGGACGCGGGAGTAGCCCAGTGCGTGGAGGCGTCCTGTCCCGTGGCGCAGGTCAACTGGTACGAGGCGCTTCGCTTCGCAAACAAGTACTCGGCTTGGAAGGGATTGCCAGAGTGCTACCGCGTGGAGGGTTGCACGAGCGACGCGGGGACCGGGGTTTATGGGCCTACGTGCGCCAACGTTTCGGTGATCGGCCCGTCCGTTTACGACTGCACCGGCTACCGTCTCCCAACCGAGGCGGAATGGGAGTACGCCGCGCGCGCCGGCTCGCGAACGGCGACCTACGCCGGGTCGCTCGCCCCAACGCCGCCACCGGCCTCGCCCAGCGACTGCAGCGTCCAGAACGTACTTGAGCCTATCTCGTGGTACTGCGCGAACGCCGGCGGCGTCACTCATCCGGGCGGCCAGAAGGCTCCCAATGCCTGGGGCCTCTTCGACATGGCAGGGAACGTAGGCGAGTACACCTCCGACCTCTTCGTGGGTATCGCCTACGCGCCAGCGCGTCGAGTCGATCCCGGGGGCACGCTCATCGACGGCGCGGCTTCCCCGATGCGGGGCGGCGGTGCGATCGGTACGCCGCGCGGCATGCGGTCTGCGAATCGCTATGACATACCGCGGATTGGGGCCCTCGGCGGCCTCCGCCTCGTGCGCACGGCGAAGTAA